A stretch of Henckelia pumila isolate YLH828 chromosome 4, ASM3356847v2, whole genome shotgun sequence DNA encodes these proteins:
- the LOC140862897 gene encoding heat shock 70 kDa protein 4-like codes for MAGKNAKSPAIGIDLGTTYSCVAVWRHDRAEIIPNDQGDRTTPSYVAFTETERLIGGAAKNLVAMNPTNTVFDAKRLIGRRFSDPLVQSDVNLWPFKVISGAGDRPTIVVNYKGEQKKFVAEEISSMVLSKMKETAEAFLGVPVENAVITVPAYFNDSQRQATKDAGSISGLNVLRMVVEPTAAAIAYGLDKKFGSSDEKNNVLIFDLGGGTFDASLLTVENNVFKVRAIAGDTHLGGEDFDNRMVEHCVEEFKRKHKKNISSNPRALRRLRTSCERAKRNLSSVAETTVGVDCLYDGIDFDYKITRAKFEELNMDLFQRCIKAVEECLDDAKMDKESIHDVVLVGGSTRIPKVQQMLRDFFNGKALCKSIHPDEAVASGAAIQAAVLTGQGNAEVQDILLCDVTPLSLGVHVRGDAMSVVIPRNTALPSKQEKQFMTCYDNQSTVLIQVFEGERAKTTDNNLLGKFELTGIPPAPRGATKISICFDIDADGILNVSAEDQTTGNKKDMTIINDKGRLSTDEIVRMLQEAEFFKAEDEQHRKTVEAMNALENYIYSLRSKIKNDKNFALTLTISDQRKMEVAIEHAKEWLDGNQLAGEDEFKDKMKELESICDPIIAKMHFSGTHGPKIEEVD; via the exons ATGGCTGGAAAGAATGCTAAATCACCCGCGATTGGGATTGATCTGGGCACCACTTATTCATGTGTAGCCGTGTGGCGGCACGATCGTGCGGAGATCATACCAAATGATCAGGGGGACCGCACAACGCCGTCTTATGTAGCTTTTACTGAAACTGAACGTCTCATCGGCGGTGCCGCCAAAAATCTCGTCGCCATGAACCCAACCAACACTGTTTTTG ATGCTAAGAGGTTGATTGGTCGAAGATTCAGCGATCCTTTGGTTCAGAGTGATGTGAACCTCTGGCCTTTCAAAGTCATTTCCGGCGCTGGTGATAGACCCACGATTGTAGTTAACTACAAAGGTGAGCAGAAAAAATTTGTAGCCGAAGAGATTTCTTCCATGGTCCTCTCCAAGATGAAAGAAACTGCCGAAGCTTTTCTTGGGGTGCCAGTCGAAAATGCAGTCATTACGGTACCTGCCTACTTCAATGATTCCCAGAGGCAAGCGACCAAGGACGCTGGAAGCATTTCTGGACTCAACGTCTTGCGTATGGTTGTTGAACCAACTGCAGCTGCCATAGCATATGGTCTTGACAAAAAGTTTGGCAGCTCTGATGAGAAGAATAATGTGCTTATTTTCGACCTCGGGGGTGGCACATTTGATGCTTCTCTTCTCACTGTGGAGAATAATGTGTTTAAGGTGAGAGCCATAGCCGGTGACACCCATCTTGGAGGGGAGGATTTTGACAACAGAATGGTCGAGCATTGTGTTGAAGAGTTCAAAAGAAAGCACAAAAAGAATATAAGCAGCAACCCCCGAGCTCTGAGGAGGCTAAGGACATCTTGTGAGAGGGCGAAGAGGAATCTATCTTCTGTAGCGGAGACGACTGTAGGAGTCGATTGTTTGTATGATGGAATCGATTTTGACTATAAAATAACTCGTGCAAAATTTGAGGAACTCAACATGGATTTATTTCAGAGATGCATTAAAGCAGTTGAGGAATGCTTGGATGATGCTAAGATGGACAAGGAAAGTATCCACGACGTGGTGCTTGTTGGCGGATCTACTAGAATTCCAAAGGTGCAACAAATGCTACGAGATTTCTTTAATGGTAAGGCGTTGTGCAAGAGCATTCATCCTGATGAGGCCGTGGCTTCCGGTGCAGCGATTCAGGCAGCAGTATTAACTGGACAGGGCAATGCAGAGGTTCAAGATATATTGTTATGTGACGTCACGCCTTTGTCCCTAGGCGTGCATGTCCGAGGAGATGCTATGAGTGTGGTAATACCAAGAAACACTGCTCTTCCTTCCAAGCAGGAGAAACAGTTCATGACATGTTATGACAACCAAAGCACTGTGCTGATCCAAGTGTTCGAGGGTGAAAGGGCGAAAACGACGGACAACAATTTGTTGGGTAAATTCGAGCTCACTGGCATTCCACCTGCTCCGAGGGGTGCAACAAAAATATCAATCTGCTTTGATATCGACGCTGATGGAATCTTAAATGTTTCTGCCGAAGATCAAACAACTGGGAATAAAAAAGACATGACAATCATCAATGACAAAGGCAGGTTGTCTACCGACGAAATTGTGAGAATGCTGCAAGAAGCCGAGTTTTTCAAGGCCGAAGATGAGCAACATAGAAAGACAGTGGAGGCCATGAATGCTCTAGAAAATTACATCTACAGCTTGAGaagtaaaattaaaaatgacaaGAATTTTGCATTGACATTGACAATTTCAGACCAGAGGAAGATGGAGGTTGCCATTGAGCATGCAAAGGAGTGGCTGGACGGCAACCAACTGGCCGGAGAAGACGAGTTCAAGGATAAAATGAAAGAACTAGAGAGCATCTGCGACCCCATCATTGCAAAGATGCATTTCAGTGGAACTCATGGTCCTAagattgaagaagttgattaA
- the LOC140861400 gene encoding heterogeneous nuclear ribonucleoprotein Q-like, protein MTENTEIEDQVDLDDDNYSEEDEEPMEDEGTGDGGEENGEELQDTTSDDGRKDHSPFHSPGNDLNDNSIKPVEDVENSDQDHEKSKHAQLLSLPPHGSEIFIGGLARDVSEDDLMELCEPFGDVSEIRVMKNRDTGESKGFAFVSFKRKDEAQKAIEKLCNKELKGRTLRCSLSETKYRLFIGNVPKGWTDDEFRKIIEVTGPGAETIELIKDPQNPTRNRGFAFVEYYNNACADYSRQKLSAVSFKLEGNTPTVTWADPKITPDHSSAAAAQVKALYVKNIPENTPTEQLKELFERHGEVIKVVMPPAKSGGKRDFGFVHYAERSSALKAIKDSEKHEINGQLLEVVLAKPQADKKLDAATPHNPSQVPNYIPHQGYTGVTMNPYAPITSGFQQPMIYGRGPMPAGMQMVPMVLPDGRIGYFLQQPGVLMPSAVRPRRDDRSNSGRGGPGSSNDDSSRNRRYRPY, encoded by the exons ATGACAGAGAACACTGAAATTGAGGACCAGGTTGATCTTGATGATGACAATTATTCTGAAGAGGATGAAGAACCCATGGAAGATGAAGGGACTGGAGACGGTGGTGAAGAAAATGGTGAAGAGCTCCAGGACACTACAAGTGATGATGGTAGGAAGGATCATTCTCCCTTCCATTCACCGGGGAATGATCTAAATGATAATAGCATCAAGCCTGTGGAAGATGTAGAAAACTCTGATCAAGATCATGAGAAATCGAAGCATGCTCAACTCCTTTCTCTTCCTCCTCATGGTTCTGAAATTTTCATAGGAGGACTTGCTCGTGATGTTTCTGAAGATGACTTGATGGAACTTTGCGAACCATTTGGTGATGTTTCCGAG ATTAGAGTAATGAAAAATAGAGATACTGGTGAAAGCAAGGGCTTTGCCTTTGTCTCCTTCAAAAGAAAAGATGAAGCACAGAAGGCTATTGAAAAATTATGTAACAAAGAGTTAAAG GGAAGAACATTACGTTGTTCGCTGTCTGAAACTAAATACAGATTGTTTATTGGTAATGTACCTAAAGGTTGGACGGATGATGAGTTCAGAAAAATCATTGAAGTCACCGGTCCTGGTGCAGAAACAATAGAACTCATTAAG GATCCTCAAAACCCAACTCGTAATCGAGGTTTTGCCTTTGTGGAATATTACAACAATGCTTGTGCTGATTATTCTAGGCAAAAATTGTCTGCCGTGAGTTTTAAACTGGAAGGAAATACACCGACTGTCACATGGGCGGATCCAAAGATTACTCCAGATCATTCTTCTGCTGCTGCAGCTCAG GTCAAGGCTCTCTATGTTAAGAATATACCTGAAAATACACCAACTGAACAATTGAAGGAACTCTTTGAGCGCCATGGGGAGGTCATTAAGGTTGTTATGCCACCAGCCAAAAGTGGTGGGAAAAGAGACTTTGGATTTGTTCACTATGCGGAAAGGTCGAGTGCTTTGAAAGCTATCAAAGACTCGGAGAAGCATGAAATTAATG GCCAGCTGTTGGAAGTTGTTCTTGCAAAGCCTCAGGCTGACAAGAAGTTGGATGCAGCCACTCCTCATAATCCCTCACAAGTTCCTAACTACATTCCTCATCAAGGATATACTGGTGTAACCATGAACCCTTATGCCCCAATCACTTCTGGATTTCAGCAG CCTATGATTTACGGAAGGGGACCAATGCCAGCGGGAATGCAGATGGTGCCAATGGTCTTACCTGATGGTCGAATCGGATATTTTCT CCAGCAGCCTGGTGTATTGATGCCATCAGCTGTGAGACCCAGGAGGGATGATAGGAGTAATAGTGGCCGAGGAGGACCTGGCAGTAGTAATGATGATAGTAGTCGAAATAGACGGTACAGACCTTACTAG